One Coffea eugenioides isolate CCC68of chromosome 2, Ceug_1.0, whole genome shotgun sequence genomic window, CTTTCAAATTCAATCCACCAAAATACAACTTGCACTATCAGGTGCCACCGAGGATTCCAATAAAGAGGAAAAGCATAAACAGCAACACTAGACACCAATTAAACGCAGACAGGTACACCAATAGCAAAGTATCGTTAAAAAACCGTAAAAGCCCAGATGAAGCAATTCTGTATAGAAAAGTAGGGTTGTTTTACAGCTAATTTCACAACAATCATGTATGCCATTCTTACGAACAATAAGAAGCAAAATTCCAGGCGAATGGGAACTTCCATCAAGAAGAATTTGCAGCTTGCAATGGAGATGTATCAATTGGTGAGGACCAGCTCGAATCCCTGAAGGATCCGAGCTGAATCCCTATTTACTTAAGTTACAAAACATTGCTAAAATAAATTGTAATGGTAGAATTAATCTCTATGCAGGGCCAGAAATTCCTACGCTAGCACGAGCTCTTAACATTTCAGTTCTCTTACTTCTCTCCATGACATCTACTAGCCAGTCTACGCTTTCTTTAATCCCTGTCCTGTAATCAATGACGAACTCTAGAATGAGAACCTTTAATGTACAAGAAGCACACGAAGTACACATTTTCTTGTACGTCACCACAAGCAGCACAAAGCTTCCAATTGGGACTCTAGGACAATTAAATCCAGCAGTTTATACTTACCCATCATATGCAGAAACAGCTTGAAAAGTATAAACTCGTTCATCCAATTTCTTGAGATCTAGATACCGCGCAACTTCTTCAGCTGTTACTGCCTGCGCAAGATCCTGCAATGCAGATCTTGCATCTTAATTAGCAACAATTGCTTCAAAGAACAAGAGAACTGATAGCAAACCTTTTGGTAATTGTACAAGATGCCTCAATTTCTTTCACAACTAATCAAGTGAAGGAAGAATATACAAAGAGATCATCATAAATATTTATCTTTTTGCGCATTCAAAATGTTTATATCACAGGTTACGACCAAATGAGCAAAGAACATTCCACATAGGAAAGAACCGAGAACATCCTTTCCGTCCTTTTCAATTATCAAAGAAAGGAAATAAGAATGTTTGGAAAGCCCATAACAACAAATATATTGGTAATGTGATGCAGCACTAATTCTCTATACAGTAACACGTACATCACAAAGGAGGAGGGAAAAAAGTTTTTGTGAACAATATTTCGtgttcttttcttcattttgcaaATGAGGTTATACAAAGGCATAAAGGTGTGAAAAACAGTAATACCTGCTTGTTTGCTAATATGAGAAGTGGGGCTCCTTGCAAATCTTCATGCCTAAGAACCTTTTCTGTTCATCACATTGTGCACGAAGCAGAGCACATTAGAACATAAAATGAAGATCCTAACTCAAGCGACAAATGGTAATGATGACATGCAAAAAGTTACATTTCACTAATTTAACTTGATCTACACTGCTTACCAAGTGCTGACTTAGAATCTTCAAACCGTGAAGGACAGGCAGCATCAACAACGTATACTACTGCATGTGCCTCCTCATAATATTTCTCCCAAATTGATCGAAGACCAGGCTGATGTAACATGACAATCACACATCAGTACCCAATTCCTCAGTTTGAAAGACGGCAAGTTCACGGACCTCACAAAGTGGTTTAAGTAGAAAGGGCTTTTATATGCCAGAAATGATGGTTCAAAAACAACGGGAAAAGATGTTTTCCCTAATAATCATACAGCAGAAGGAGATTTTAAGACAATTAGTCTGTTTTGCAACATCACACAGGGACAACAGTGATAATACTGTCACAGTTATAGCTTTTTATTTAGTTAGCGAGATGTGCTACAGAACTAGCTTCTATTATTACTAGACAGAAATTTCAAAATGTGGAATACACATTTGCCTGAAAACTAATGCAATTGAAGACCAGAAACTTATGTTTCAATACCTGTCCTCCCAGGTCCCAAAAGACAAGTTTTGTGTTTGAAACTTCAACTCGACCAATATTAAGTCCCACCGTTGGAACAATACGATCAGGAGGAAGGCCTTCCAAATTTGAATATTGGGACTTCAGTTTCTCCAGTAGTGTCTAAACATATCAAAGATAAATagtaatactaataataatcAGACATAATTTCATAAGACTGATCCATAGTAATTCGTATGGGTAAAAGTGCATCAAAAGTACAAGCAGACATTGTCCATGCGTATTAATAAATGAATAGGAGAGCACAGAGGAGAAGGCAACTCAGGCACATTTATGGTAAAATTCTTAAAACATAATGAAGTTCCCTTTGCatttaaacaaaatataaacAAGACACTTCTCACTGAAGCTTAGTGTAGAAGTCAGAGGCAACTTTTTCAACTTCAAGAAATCTGGTAATATACAATCACAAAAATGTAAAGGTGGAAGAAATGCAAAGTGCAGTTGTAAGATGGAAAAACTTAGCTTGCTTAACGTTATGTAGcattagaaaaataaagaatTCAAGAGGTATAAAATTAAGCTGCATGCAACAAGCAAGAAAACTAGTTAGGATATTACCGTTTTCCCAGCCTTGTCAATTCCAAGAATAAGAACATGAAACTCTGTTTTGCTGAACATGTACTTCCAAAGTCCATAAAACAATGAAAACATCTCTGACTTGTTATATTGTCTCTATCAAGCATTCTACTCAACTCTCAGTAGGTTCCAGATAACTTCATTTTCTAGCCATCAATAAAAATATCCTGAGACAGAGAAGGAAGATATCGATACAATaaccaataattaaaaaaaaaggatgagaAATAGACAAACAGGTGTCAGCAAGagaaaggaaagggaaaaacaTGCTGattggcaaaatttttattttataattatttctGTAAGACTCTTTTTCCTGCATCAATTGCGAATGAAAGAGTTCATAGAGACACAGAGAAAAAAAGAGACCCAAGGCAGAAAACTTGAAAGAAACACAATTTGCTTCAACCCACCATTCAGTACCATGAAGGAGTAAGCATTTCGCATATCTCCTAGAACAACTTAAATGTCAGTGAGATCACTAGTTTCAAAGAATTAAATCATTAGAAAGTTATGAGATATAAAAGAAATATTGCGAGATGCTGTGTGTGTAGCGGCAAAGAGCTGGAATCCCAATTATAGCTGCCTCCAATGAAATTCATATCTGTATTCCATATTGAGCAACAATTAACAGCAGATGGGTCCAAAACGCCATCAATATGTATATGCTCACACTAACCTCGCCACAATATATTCCACCAATCTAGGTTAGATATATCCTTCGAAGAAAATAGGGAGAAAAAAATCAGTATATCTCAGTTTTTCGTAGTTAAGTTGATGAATCTTCCCCTGAGTTTAAGGACCTGATCTTCCCCAGGCCTGTGATACAGAACCGACAAAGGCTCAATAACTAATGCGACTGGAAAACAAGATCTTGAATCCGGAACACTCGATACAAAATAACCCCACTActtatttactgataaaatacttgaaattcaataaaccgaaaacagaaagaaaaaaaaaagctccaGATCAAGGATCAAAGAATCAATTACTATAATACTACTGCACAAGAGAAGAAGATGTTCTTACTGTATGCGGAAAAGAAGAATGAGCGAGATTGCAAATCAAATAGAGCTATCTGGGAATTTTCTTTCAGCtcgatttttaatttctttaataACCCCTTTCCCTTCTTGTTTGAAGAGCTTCAAATCCCCCACCGGTTTTGTTGCTTATTACGGAATTTTGTTCATAATAATTTTCTCGGCCCATTGTTCTCGCGTTCATGTTGCTTTTCATGTCTATTTCCCACAATGCCCTCCCTGGTTTGTGCCAACTGCCAAATTGCCAATCTCGAACACTCGGAGTTTTGACGTTTGACCCAGACCCGTATTGAGTGGAACAGAGTGCGCTGCACGTCATCTTCTTTCACCCTCGTTTGACATCGCGGTACTTTCGGTGAAAAAACGCTTTTGGATGTTACAAAAACTTTTGAGGCATTTGGTTCTGTAAAATTAGAGTTAACTTTTTAGCGTTAAAAATATTATTAGAATAgcttttatgttttaaaaaataaaatattaaatttaattattttatcttatattatgaattaaataaagagataaatatattttaatattttatattacatattatttaatacaATAAATACTTATTCAACTATGTATTCAAacaatttattttaaatatttaagtaTTTAATAAgtgtttttattaaaaattctaTTGGTGAAGTATTTTTGAATAAACAACCGCAATTCCAAACTTCCTTAATTACGTTAACAAAATTCTAATATGAGTATATAGGTAGGCCCCCGCTCCCACTAGCCTAGCAGCCATACTGAGTGTGTtgggattgtaaattatttgagatttttttactgtagcactttttttgagataatatatgtgagataaaaaggtgattgaaaaatgttttGATGATGCTAGTAAATCAATGTgtgtaaataaagtgaaataatCTTCGATCCAAACACACTAACTAGTTacatttaattaattaagtgcATGAAACAAAGTCAATCTTtctttatttccatttcttctaTTTCTTTCCATCCGGAGTTAGTCAAACTTACTCAAAAAAATACTACTAATAGATACAACAAATAAGCTTaatgacctttttttttaaagtttaatGACCTCGGTTGTTTTTGGCCAATTGTgttcatttcttcttttttttttccttcccctCTCGTTACATATGAATATATGAtataaatagtaaataaatgGAATTAAAACTTGAGAGAATGATTAAGTCAAGTAGCTGGGATTTCTTACTTAAAAACAAAAGTTGATGCATGtacaatttaaaaataattagttATTGTCAAATTTCCAATCCTAGTAAAAAAGGGATACTAGCTTCCTTTCATCCGTCCAACTCTTTGGTCAATGTTAAGAATGCTAGTTTCTTTTTTAAATGAACACCATTAAATACATGCATATTacacaattaaaaataattatatgtgtgtgtgtgtggcagtgttgaaataaaaaaatttaaaagtaagGAAAATATTAATCGGATCTCTTATACAAAAAGGCTTGCAAATTATTGCAGCAACTTAAATCAGGACATTCGTTTGAGTAAAAAGAAAAGCCCAGGATGATGTCGGTCGTGATGGGGCGATGTTGAGGGCGATTTGCTAATACACCTAAGTGGCAGGGGTATTAAAGGAATCGTAGAACAAGCAGCTTTCCTCAAACAATTGACATAAATACATTTTCGCAAGAGGAAGCAAGGGAACAGCTACCATTCCTTCATCTTTTCAAAGGTACGATCTCTGTCTTCTccttcttccatttttttttccaaccgCCCCCCTGCATTGCCATGCCATAAGCttggttatttcttttttcactttgGCGAACCTCTCGCAATATCGGGAAGTTCCGAATTTCATGCACCTGGGCCCCTGAACATTGAATGAAAATTGTCAATGAATTGAATGTTTCGTAAGAAGTGCTTAATCGGATATTCTTTGTTGTCTGTtcttgattttgaataaattatcttGTTTGGTAAGTAGTtctttagctttttttttttgggggggcgGGGGTTCTGGTTCCATTTATAAGTAACCAT contains:
- the LOC113764173 gene encoding ADP-ribosylation factor-related protein 1-like — translated: MFSLFYGLWKYMFSKTEFHVLILGIDKAGKTTLLEKLKSQYSNLEGLPPDRIVPTVGLNIGRVEVSNTKLVFWDLGGQPGLRSIWEKYYEEAHAVVYVVDAACPSRFEDSKSALEKVLRHEDLQGAPLLILANKQDLAQAVTAEEVARYLDLKKLDERVYTFQAVSAYDGTGIKESVDWLVDVMERSKRTEMLRARASVGISGPA